From Candidatus Eremiobacteraceae bacterium:
CCGGAATCGCGCTTGCGTTTGTTGCCGCCGCAAAAGGCTACCCGGTAATTCTCGTGATGCCCGATACGATGACTATCGAACGGCGCAATTTGCTGAAGGCGTACGGCGCGCAAGTGATCCTGACACCCGGCGCCGACGGCATGAAGGGGGCGATTGCCAAAGCCAACGAGATCATCGCGCGCGATCCGGCCAAATATTTCATGCCGCAGCAATTCGAAAATCCGGCGAACCCGGAGATTCACCGGCGCACGACAGCCGAAGAGATTTGGCGCGACACAGACGGCACTGTCGACATCGTCGTTGTCGCTATCGGCACCGGCGGCACGATTACCGGCGTCGGTGAAGTGCTCAAGCAGCGCAAGCCCAGCGTCGAGATCATCGCCGTCGAACCGGATGCGTCGGCCGTGCTCTCCGGCGGCCAGGCCGGCCCGCACAAAATTCAAGGGACCGGCACGGGCTTCGTGCCGCACGTGCTCAACACGGGCATCTACCAAGAGATCATCCGCGTGACCGATGCTGATGCCATCGCCACGGCACGCCGTGCGGCGCGCGAGGAAGGCATGCTCCTGGGCATTTCCTCGGGCGCGAATATTTGGGCGGCGTTGCAAGTGGCGGCGCGGCCCGAGGCGAAAGGCAAACTCATCGTCACGATCGGCTGCGATACCGGCGAGCGGTATCTATCGAACCCGGTCTATTCTGAACAGGAAGCAACTATTGTCGAACCAGCCCTGGTGTAGCAGTTGGGGCGTCGAAGTTACTCGCGACGGCTTGGTGGAATCGTTCCACCACGTCGCCGCTTGCGCGCTCGACGAGCGGGGCAACGTGATCTTTTCCGCCGGCGACGTCGACGCGCCGGTGTTTTTACGCTCGACCGCCAAGCCGTTCATCGCTGCCACCGCCATCGAGGCGGGCGCGCGCGAGCGCTTTTCACTCGAACCGCACGAGATCGCCGTCATGGCGGCCTCACACACCGGACAGCCGTTTCATATCGACGCGGTGCGTTCGATATTGCGCAAGATCGGCATGCACGAAAGCTCACTCCTGTGCGGGCCGCACGCGCCGTACAATGAAGAGGCGGCGCAGCAGCTGCGCGCTGCCGGTATCACGCCAGGACCCGTTTACAACAATTGCTCCGGTAAACACGCCGGAATTCTCGCG
This genomic window contains:
- the cysK gene encoding cysteine synthase A — encoded protein: GIALAFVAAAKGYPVILVMPDTMTIERRNLLKAYGAQVILTPGADGMKGAIAKANEIIARDPAKYFMPQQFENPANPEIHRRTTAEEIWRDTDGTVDIVVVAIGTGGTITGVGEVLKQRKPSVEIIAVEPDASAVLSGGQAGPHKIQGTGTGFVPHVLNTGIYQEIIRVTDADAIATARRAAREEGMLLGISSGANIWAALQVAARPEAKGKLIVTIGCDTGERYLSNPVYSEQEATIVEPALV